One region of Halodesulfovibrio sp. genomic DNA includes:
- a CDS encoding dihydroorotase: protein MNICISNALLRGKPVDILVSGSTIVSVTPHGESETPEDCQIVDASGLIVFPSFYDCHVHLREPGFEYKEDIESGLAAAAHGGFGGVMAMANTNPTNDSASVTEAMLQRAQLTWPNGPYLYPIGAATIGLKGKELAPMGELAEAGCVAISNDGVPVGGAEMFRHCMEYAATFGLTVIDHCEDPTLAKDCHMNEGDVSEAIGVKGQPVVAESMQVARDILLAEFLHLPVHLAHISCKQSVDLIRWAKSRGVKVTAETCPHYLLLTDESLQNYSTAAKVNPPLRSEEDRLAMKEAVKDGTIDIFVTDHAPHADHEKEHPIEGAPNGISGMDSAVALTWTQVEDGTITEDDFIKLWAEKPSEIFNLPLNTFAEGDIADFFLFDPNEEWTLTEDAMQSKGKNTPFLNTTLKGRVKAHWIGGTRIV from the coding sequence ATGAATATATGTATTTCCAATGCTCTGCTTCGCGGAAAGCCTGTAGACATCCTTGTTTCCGGATCGACCATCGTATCAGTAACACCGCATGGCGAGTCAGAAACACCTGAAGATTGCCAAATTGTAGATGCATCAGGTCTCATCGTATTTCCAAGTTTCTACGACTGCCACGTACACCTTCGTGAACCTGGTTTTGAGTATAAAGAAGATATTGAATCCGGTCTTGCTGCTGCGGCTCATGGTGGCTTTGGTGGTGTTATGGCAATGGCTAACACCAACCCGACGAATGATTCTGCATCAGTAACCGAAGCAATGTTACAGCGGGCACAGCTGACATGGCCGAATGGTCCATATCTCTACCCAATCGGCGCAGCAACTATCGGTCTGAAAGGCAAAGAGCTTGCTCCAATGGGAGAACTTGCAGAAGCTGGCTGCGTTGCCATCTCGAATGATGGTGTCCCAGTGGGCGGTGCAGAAATGTTTCGGCATTGCATGGAGTATGCTGCAACCTTCGGGCTAACCGTTATCGACCACTGCGAAGACCCGACTCTTGCCAAAGACTGCCACATGAACGAAGGCGATGTCAGCGAAGCTATCGGAGTAAAAGGTCAGCCAGTCGTTGCAGAGTCCATGCAGGTTGCACGCGACATTCTTCTGGCAGAATTTTTACATCTTCCAGTACACCTCGCACATATCAGCTGCAAACAGTCTGTAGATCTCATCCGCTGGGCAAAATCCAGAGGGGTAAAAGTTACTGCTGAAACATGCCCGCACTACCTTCTTCTCACAGACGAATCACTGCAAAACTACTCTACTGCTGCAAAGGTAAATCCTCCGTTACGCAGTGAAGAAGATCGTCTTGCAATGAAAGAAGCGGTCAAAGACGGAACCATTGATATCTTCGTCACCGACCATGCCCCGCATGCCGACCACGAAAAAGAGCACCCAATCGAAGGTGCTCCAAATGGTATTTCCGGTATGGACAGCGCAGTAGCTCTTACATGGACACAGGTAGAAGACGGCACCATCACTGAAGATGATTTCATCAAGCTGTGGGCAGAGAAGCCTTCTGAGATATTCAACCTTCCGTTGAACACCTTTGCTGAAGGCGACATTGCGGACTTTTTCCTTTTCGATCCAAACGAAGAATGGACTCTGACCGAAGATGCCATGCAGTCAAAAGGTAAAAATACGCCATTTCTCAACACCACTCTCAAAGGGCGTGTAAAAGCACACTGGATTGGTGGAACAAGAATTGTTTAA
- a CDS encoding desulfoferrodoxin family protein: MSTRRQFLAGAAVVAGASVIKAVPAYAWDFTMDKGIIYTEDQTGMWKGKQKLHVPIIDTKDMDVVITTPHPMSEEHYIVRHTIVAEDGEVVHARTFSWKDDPVSKAVLKKKGKYIATSFCNLHDLWTKEFTL, encoded by the coding sequence ATGAGTACTCGTAGACAATTTTTAGCCGGTGCAGCAGTTGTTGCCGGTGCATCTGTGATTAAGGCAGTTCCAGCGTATGCTTGGGATTTTACAATGGATAAAGGTATTATTTATACAGAAGATCAAACAGGAATGTGGAAAGGAAAGCAGAAGCTTCATGTTCCTATTATTGATACTAAAGATATGGATGTAGTTATAACTACACCGCACCCAATGAGCGAAGAACACTACATTGTGCGTCATACAATAGTTGCAGAAGATGGTGAAGTCGTCCACGCAAGAACATTCAGCTGGAAAGATGATCCGGTTTCGAAAGCCGTATTGAAGAAAAAAGGTAAGTACATAGCAACAAGTTTCTGTAACCTGCATGATCTTTGGACAAAAGAATTTACTTTGTAA
- a CDS encoding HD family phosphohydrolase: MTQPFKDAIGICKTIMRNGFDAYVVNAQLQRELLEGANETELDIACEAPFDEIQRMFPNVTAGSERGVVAVLKEADITYRFYPTDVEDASHPEESIARITPHLLKRMEEKYGSIPTQYACPYVPGAEAQEGFEDLATGVIKFSGIPDETLRRNYLLGIRALRFAANYDLPVEKNTWIAIVKGTSRILDYVPSHSIMEEWRKVEAENMWRFVELLFDSMLLHGLVPELAALSRCTQIKNEDTGEEQTVFQHTIDTMRHYPEELPYDWFGTFAILFSNVGKLYTAEYNDETWTFNQFCRVGAKVTRKIMGRLSFLPQDIDLVCHLVKHHQFFHSMLTDKGIRRFRALNEYPRLIEMARADVKAREIAFTAFNHNMKWLERADTPEQMVEPFLNGNEIMEATSLKPGPHVGLLREELLKAQIEGKVTSVEEAIAFVREYKM; the protein is encoded by the coding sequence ATGACTCAGCCTTTTAAAGATGCCATTGGCATTTGTAAAACTATTATGCGTAACGGTTTCGATGCGTATGTTGTAAACGCACAGCTTCAGCGTGAACTGCTTGAAGGTGCTAACGAAACTGAACTGGATATTGCGTGCGAAGCCCCGTTTGACGAAATCCAGCGCATGTTCCCTAACGTAACTGCTGGCTCTGAGCGCGGCGTTGTTGCTGTACTGAAAGAAGCTGATATTACGTATCGTTTTTATCCTACTGATGTAGAAGATGCTTCTCATCCAGAAGAAAGCATTGCCCGCATTACACCACATCTGCTTAAGCGTATGGAAGAAAAATACGGTAGCATTCCTACTCAGTATGCTTGTCCGTATGTTCCGGGTGCCGAAGCGCAGGAAGGTTTTGAAGACCTCGCTACTGGCGTTATTAAATTTTCCGGAATTCCAGATGAAACTCTGCGCCGCAATTACCTTCTCGGTATTCGTGCGTTACGTTTTGCTGCTAACTATGATCTGCCGGTTGAGAAAAATACATGGATTGCCATTGTTAAGGGAACATCCCGTATTCTTGATTATGTGCCGTCTCATAGTATTATGGAAGAATGGCGTAAGGTAGAAGCAGAAAACATGTGGCGCTTTGTGGAACTGTTATTTGATTCCATGCTGCTGCATGGTCTGGTTCCGGAATTGGCTGCACTCTCTCGTTGTACTCAGATTAAAAATGAAGACACTGGCGAAGAGCAGACCGTATTCCAGCATACCATCGATACTATGCGTCATTACCCAGAAGAGCTGCCGTATGACTGGTTTGGCACCTTTGCAATTCTGTTCAGCAACGTAGGTAAATTGTACACAGCTGAATATAATGACGAAACATGGACTTTCAACCAGTTCTGCCGTGTTGGTGCAAAAGTTACCCGCAAAATTATGGGACGTTTGTCCTTCCTGCCTCAGGATATCGATCTTGTTTGCCATCTTGTTAAGCATCACCAGTTCTTCCACAGTATGCTTACTGATAAAGGTATCCGTCGATTCCGTGCTCTTAACGAGTACCCGCGCCTTATTGAAATGGCGCGTGCTGACGTTAAAGCTCGTGAAATTGCCTTTACTGCATTCAACCACAACATGAAATGGCTTGAACGTGCAGATACTCCTGAGCAGATGGTTGAGCCGTTCTTGAACGGTAACGAAATTATGGAAGCTACTAGCCTTAAACCTGGTCCACATGTTGGACTGTTGCGTGAAGAACTGCTCAAAGCTCAGATTGAAGGCAAAGTAACTTCTGTTGAAGAGGCGATTGCGTTTGTACGCGAATACAAAATGTAG
- a CDS encoding LysR family transcriptional regulator ArgP, with amino-acid sequence MIDYKQLEAFASVVENGGFEKAATVLHITQSAVSQRIRLLEDRIGAMLIVRSTPVQPTAMGQKLLGHYKQVSLMEHDLFEDTLGRTVADYITVPVGINADSLATWIPDTLQELLTTTNILVDIRLGDQDKTHDMLKNGEVVGCVSSQPGPMQGCKTVYLGKMVYICCATPDFAAHWFPEGFVPEAVRAAPILTYDRTDEMNNEMLMRYGIRAGEFPTHYVPDSHMFVDMCKKGLGYGMIPSLQIEDELKNEQLVPIVHDYSVTVRLYWHCWNLQTRHIMMLTDAFEKVAKLHLSR; translated from the coding sequence ATGATTGATTACAAACAGCTTGAAGCCTTTGCTTCCGTAGTAGAAAATGGTGGGTTCGAAAAAGCCGCAACTGTGCTGCACATCACGCAATCTGCTGTTTCGCAGCGAATCCGATTACTTGAAGATAGAATCGGCGCAATGCTCATTGTGCGTTCTACTCCGGTTCAGCCTACAGCTATGGGACAAAAATTATTAGGGCACTACAAACAGGTAAGCCTTATGGAGCATGATCTGTTTGAAGATACTCTGGGAAGAACTGTTGCCGACTATATAACCGTACCTGTCGGGATTAATGCCGACAGTCTAGCAACGTGGATACCGGATACCTTGCAGGAGCTTTTGACCACAACGAACATTCTTGTGGATATCAGGTTGGGAGATCAGGATAAGACGCACGATATGTTGAAAAATGGTGAAGTGGTGGGGTGTGTCAGTTCGCAGCCTGGTCCTATGCAGGGCTGCAAAACAGTATACCTTGGTAAAATGGTCTATATTTGTTGCGCCACGCCGGACTTTGCCGCCCATTGGTTTCCTGAAGGTTTTGTGCCGGAAGCTGTGCGCGCTGCTCCTATCCTTACCTATGATCGCACGGACGAAATGAACAACGAAATGTTGATGCGGTACGGCATTCGAGCAGGGGAATTTCCTACACACTATGTTCCTGATTCACATATGTTCGTGGATATGTGTAAAAAAGGACTTGGGTATGGAATGATTCCAAGTTTGCAAATTGAAGATGAACTGAAAAATGAGCAACTGGTACCAATAGTCCATGACTACTCTGTGACAGTACGTCTCTACTGGCATTGCTGGAATTTGCAGACGCGACATATCATGATGCTCACCGACGCTTTTGAAAAAGTAGCAAAATTACACTTGTCCCGTTGA
- a CDS encoding LysE/ArgO family amino acid transporter produces MLAPFFQGFGTCGGLIMAIGAQNAFLLSQSVRKNHHLIIALMCIASDMLLIGLGVFSIGQIVASSPEVKMFATFFGAAFLLWYGFCAFRSACKPGALTTTSDATRSLRSVILTTLAVTFLNPHTYLDTVVLMGSLGGQFIGNGKLYFWIGGVCASAIWFGALAFGGQALAPLFRKPSSWRVLDGTVCIIMWLIAAGLIKQGIALL; encoded by the coding sequence ATGCTCGCTCCGTTTTTTCAAGGATTTGGTACTTGTGGTGGTTTAATTATGGCGATTGGGGCACAAAATGCCTTTTTACTCTCACAGAGTGTTCGCAAAAACCATCACCTTATTATTGCACTTATGTGCATTGCATCCGACATGCTCTTAATCGGGCTTGGTGTGTTCAGCATTGGACAAATTGTTGCTTCGTCACCGGAAGTAAAAATGTTTGCCACTTTTTTTGGCGCTGCGTTTTTGCTCTGGTATGGATTCTGTGCTTTCAGGTCTGCCTGTAAACCGGGGGCGCTCACAACAACATCAGATGCAACTCGCTCTTTGCGCAGTGTTATACTGACAACACTGGCTGTTACATTCTTAAACCCGCATACCTATCTGGACACTGTTGTCCTGATGGGATCACTTGGCGGACAATTTATTGGTAACGGCAAACTATATTTCTGGATCGGCGGCGTTTGCGCCTCCGCAATCTGGTTCGGCGCTCTTGCTTTTGGAGGACAGGCTCTTGCACCATTATTCCGCAAGCCTTCTTCATGGAGAGTTCTCGATGGCACAGTCTGCATTATTATGTGGCTGATTGCTGCGGGGCTTATTAAGCAAGGAATTGCTCTTTTATAA
- the glp gene encoding gephyrin-like molybdotransferase Glp encodes MKKDFFNVLSVQEFIQALHSFSPLQTRTVSIEEADNSVLANDIIATEDLPLASRSCMDGYAVNASSVFGASEANPAYLESVGDIDIEKPASFTLQSGECAGIVTGGILPDGADAVIMVEHTESLGAGTIEIRKSLAPYENVMLKGEDATTGNSVLAAGTRMRPQEIGMLAALGIQKVAVTTSPKVGIISTGDELVSIEETPVVGQVRDVNSYTLAACARRAGATATAYGLVEDQLDSLQAALEKALEENDVVFLSGGSSVGVRDLTVSAIEKIEGAELINHGVAISPGKPLILAKCGNKAIWGLPGQVASAQVVMFILGMPFLRYLGGDTASFDQTRWASKQAIISRNVASKPGREDYVRVSVSEKDGTTVATPVLGKSGLLKTMLQADGVVRIGADSEGIYEGTPVDVLFF; translated from the coding sequence ATGAAAAAAGATTTCTTCAATGTGCTTAGCGTTCAAGAATTCATTCAAGCACTCCACTCTTTCTCACCTTTGCAGACGCGAACTGTTTCTATTGAAGAAGCAGATAACAGCGTACTTGCGAACGATATTATCGCAACAGAAGACTTACCGCTTGCCAGCCGCTCATGCATGGATGGTTACGCAGTAAACGCTTCCAGTGTCTTTGGCGCATCAGAGGCAAATCCGGCATACCTCGAATCAGTGGGCGACATCGATATTGAAAAGCCAGCATCGTTTACACTGCAAAGTGGAGAATGTGCGGGAATTGTTACTGGTGGCATTCTACCTGACGGCGCCGATGCTGTTATTATGGTAGAGCACACCGAATCCCTCGGTGCTGGAACTATAGAAATCCGCAAGTCGCTTGCCCCATATGAAAACGTCATGCTCAAAGGCGAAGATGCCACCACAGGAAACTCCGTACTAGCAGCAGGAACCCGTATGCGACCTCAGGAGATCGGCATGCTTGCCGCGCTCGGCATCCAGAAGGTTGCTGTTACTACGTCTCCTAAAGTCGGTATTATCTCAACGGGGGATGAGCTTGTCTCGATAGAAGAAACACCCGTTGTTGGACAAGTGCGCGATGTGAACAGCTACACTCTTGCAGCTTGTGCACGCCGTGCAGGTGCAACCGCTACTGCCTATGGACTAGTTGAAGACCAGCTTGATTCGCTACAGGCCGCGCTTGAAAAAGCGCTAGAAGAGAATGATGTTGTATTCCTTTCCGGTGGTAGCTCTGTCGGTGTGCGTGACCTTACCGTGAGCGCTATCGAAAAAATCGAAGGCGCAGAACTCATCAACCACGGTGTTGCAATCAGTCCGGGGAAACCGCTCATTCTGGCGAAATGCGGCAACAAAGCTATATGGGGACTTCCGGGGCAAGTTGCCTCTGCACAGGTTGTCATGTTTATCCTCGGCATGCCATTTTTACGATACCTCGGTGGGGACACAGCCTCCTTCGACCAGACACGATGGGCATCAAAACAGGCAATTATCAGCCGCAATGTAGCGTCTAAACCGGGACGCGAAGACTATGTGCGCGTCAGTGTCAGCGAAAAAGACGGCACAACGGTAGCGACTCCAGTTCTTGGAAAATCCGGTCTGCTGAAAACCATGTTGCAAGCTGATGGCGTTGTCCGCATAGGTGCAGATAGTGAAGGTATCTACGAGGGTACACCTGTTGACGTACTCTTTTTTTAA
- a CDS encoding TIGR00282 family metallophosphoesterase has translation MRILFFGDIVGKPGRLILRKRLASIKEEKKADLVIANGENASGGIGLSGDTMRELFNAGIDILTSGNHIWKHKEMYNLLNTEPRLIRPANYPHGAPGHGLVIHELDNGSKIAVMNLLGRTFMDDIDCPFKKVDELLASIPDDVCIRIIDFHAEATSEKKALSFYVDGKVSCVIGTHTHVQTADAMILEKGTGYLTDAGMCGVEESCLGMEPKVIIERFMTGLPQRFKVAKGTPHINGLYLDIDDESGLCTDIELIRE, from the coding sequence ATGCGAATTTTATTTTTCGGTGACATTGTAGGCAAACCGGGCAGGCTTATCCTGCGAAAACGCCTTGCTTCTATCAAAGAAGAAAAAAAAGCAGACCTTGTGATTGCTAACGGAGAAAATGCTTCCGGCGGCATCGGGCTTTCTGGCGATACCATGCGCGAACTGTTTAATGCAGGTATAGACATTCTTACTTCCGGCAACCATATCTGGAAACACAAAGAGATGTATAACCTGCTCAACACAGAGCCGCGACTCATCCGCCCTGCCAACTACCCGCACGGCGCTCCCGGTCATGGACTTGTTATTCATGAACTGGATAACGGCAGCAAAATTGCGGTAATGAATCTGCTCGGGCGCACTTTTATGGATGACATAGACTGCCCGTTCAAAAAAGTAGATGAACTTCTCGCATCAATCCCAGACGATGTGTGCATCCGCATTATCGATTTCCATGCAGAAGCTACAAGCGAGAAAAAAGCACTCTCGTTTTATGTAGATGGCAAGGTTTCCTGCGTGATTGGTACGCATACCCATGTGCAGACTGCCGACGCTATGATTCTGGAAAAAGGTACTGGCTACCTCACAGATGCCGGAATGTGCGGCGTTGAAGAATCATGTCTTGGCATGGAGCCGAAAGTCATTATCGAGCGATTTATGACAGGATTGCCGCAACGCTTCAAAGTTGCAAAAGGGACACCGCATATTAACGGTCTGTACCTTGATATTGATGATGAATCAGGACTATGTACAGATATTGAACTTATTCGAGAGTAA
- the tyrS gene encoding tyrosine--tRNA ligase — MMDIQKQLEIIQRGCAELIDADELKKKLEKGKPLRVKMGFDPTAPDLHLGHSVAIHKLRHFQELGHTVIFLIGDFTGMIGDPSGRSDTRPPLTREDVLANAETYKEQVFKILDPEKTEVRFNSEWFDKFSASDLIRLASRSTVARMLERNDFEQRYKGNTPIAIHEFLYPLVQGYDSVALESDIELGGTDQKFNLLMGRTLQSQEGQEPQCIMTMPILEGLDGVRKMSKSYGNYVGIDEAPKDMFGKIMSISDELMWRYYELISLKSLEEIADLKAKVESGELHPKVVKEELAEDIVSQYHGAEEGAKARAGFNAVFAKGQLPDEMPEHTCESGDASMPPVFLTDAKLTKSRGEARRLMKQGALSIDGEKCNAEDALPAGEYVIKLGKKRFLKLFVK; from the coding sequence ATTATGGATATTCAAAAACAGCTCGAAATCATTCAGCGTGGCTGTGCTGAACTTATTGATGCTGACGAGCTTAAAAAGAAGCTCGAAAAAGGCAAACCTCTGCGCGTAAAAATGGGTTTTGACCCGACTGCTCCTGATCTGCACCTTGGTCATAGTGTTGCTATCCACAAGCTGCGTCACTTTCAGGAACTCGGACACACCGTTATCTTCCTTATCGGTGACTTCACCGGCATGATCGGTGACCCGTCCGGTCGCTCCGACACCCGTCCTCCACTCACTCGTGAAGATGTTCTCGCTAATGCGGAAACATATAAAGAGCAGGTATTCAAGATTCTTGATCCTGAAAAAACTGAAGTTCGCTTCAACTCCGAGTGGTTCGACAAATTCAGCGCATCAGACTTAATCCGTCTTGCATCCCGCTCTACTGTAGCACGTATGCTTGAACGTAACGATTTTGAGCAGCGTTATAAGGGCAACACCCCTATCGCTATCCATGAATTCCTGTATCCACTTGTTCAGGGTTATGACTCCGTTGCACTTGAGTCTGACATTGAGCTTGGCGGTACTGACCAGAAGTTTAACCTGCTCATGGGTCGTACCCTACAGTCTCAGGAAGGTCAGGAGCCGCAGTGCATCATGACTATGCCTATTCTCGAAGGTCTCGACGGTGTGCGTAAGATGTCTAAATCCTACGGTAACTACGTAGGTATTGACGAAGCTCCAAAAGATATGTTCGGCAAAATCATGTCTATTTCTGACGAACTTATGTGGCGCTACTACGAGCTTATTTCTCTGAAATCCCTCGAAGAAATTGCAGACCTCAAAGCTAAAGTAGAGTCCGGTGAACTTCACCCGAAAGTCGTTAAAGAAGAACTCGCTGAAGATATCGTATCGCAGTACCACGGTGCAGAAGAAGGCGCTAAAGCACGTGCAGGCTTCAACGCTGTATTCGCAAAAGGTCAGCTTCCTGACGAGATGCCAGAGCATACTTGTGAATCCGGTGACGCTTCGATGCCTCCTGTATTCCTTACAGATGCAAAGCTCACCAAATCACGCGGCGAAGCACGTCGTCTTATGAAACAGGGTGCACTCTCCATTGATGGTGAAAAGTGCAACGCTGAAGACGCTCTTCCAGCCGGTGAATACGTAATCAAACTTGGTAAAAAACGTTTCCTCAAGCTTTTTGTAAAATAG
- a CDS encoding glycogen/starch/alpha-glucan phosphorylase has translation MPKEVKDYLHLLDKPLNEAEAPQARNSSLGEDALWHILYSLGRDNTNPDKRKCYWGLVLAVRDRMLEKWAVAQRQYYENDDKRLYYLSLEFLPGKFLRENLLALGLESEAHDFLREQGFSLDQVVDVECEPGLGNGGLGRLASCYMDSMATLGLPAYGYGILYSYGLFKQEIRNGHQVELPDNWLHEGSHWLIPRPHGLYPIRFYGEVHEWLDDEGVLRHDWRGGDIVMAMANDLYVPGYRNGHVNCIRLWEARPYKEFVLSCFNAGDYIGSVQEKIKDENISMVLYPSDDAPEGKTLRLKQQYFFVAATIRDLIRRFKKLGKPWDQLPEKNVVHLNETHPSIAIPELMRVLLDEELLGWEEAWFICQKLFAYTNHTILPEALETWPVDLMTRLLPRHMQIIYEINRRFLEEVRLHFRDEPDLPSRVSLISDGPVQNVRMSHLAIVGSFSVNGVSALHTKILKDRVFHDFIRIFPYRFNNKTNGVTPRRWLRQCNVSLSWLLSEHLNCGCDWVKDLEQLERIRDLTENEGFRHDWDQCRLTNKKRLADYIEKMNGITVNPHSIFDVQVKRFHEYKRQLLNILHIISLYNHIRQHPEVKMQPRTFIFGGKAAPSYWMAKDIIYLINCVARRVNSDPHTRNYLKVVFLANYNISLAQMLVPATDVSEQISTAGFEASGTGNMKFALNGALTVGTRDGANIEIGDRVGADNIYLFGLCEDDVIDMRNRGYDPWEIYKNDSEIREVLDMINSDQFTPGNPTAFSSIFNSLLSGGDRFMVLADYRAYAETQKRIAHEFGDRDLWIKKSILNTAGMGFFSSDRAVKEYMDEIWDIKPDM, from the coding sequence ATGCCTAAAGAAGTCAAAGATTATTTGCACTTGCTCGATAAACCGTTGAATGAAGCAGAAGCACCGCAGGCTCGTAACTCTTCGCTGGGTGAAGATGCATTATGGCATATATTGTATTCACTAGGGCGCGATAATACGAATCCAGATAAACGCAAGTGTTATTGGGGGCTTGTGCTGGCAGTACGAGACCGTATGCTGGAAAAGTGGGCAGTGGCACAACGGCAGTATTATGAGAATGATGACAAGCGGCTGTACTATCTCTCGCTTGAGTTTCTCCCCGGTAAATTTTTACGGGAAAACTTACTTGCTTTAGGCTTAGAGAGTGAAGCGCACGATTTTTTACGTGAGCAAGGTTTCTCGCTCGATCAGGTTGTCGATGTCGAATGTGAGCCGGGGCTGGGTAATGGTGGTCTAGGCAGGCTCGCTTCATGCTATATGGATTCAATGGCAACGTTAGGACTACCTGCATATGGATACGGTATATTGTATTCATACGGTTTGTTTAAGCAGGAAATACGCAACGGGCATCAAGTGGAGTTGCCGGACAACTGGCTGCATGAAGGTAGCCACTGGCTCATTCCGCGCCCTCATGGTCTATATCCCATCCGTTTCTATGGTGAAGTGCATGAGTGGTTGGATGATGAAGGTGTTCTCCGGCACGATTGGCGCGGTGGTGATATTGTCATGGCGATGGCAAATGATTTGTATGTGCCGGGGTATCGAAATGGACACGTTAACTGCATCCGTCTGTGGGAAGCCCGTCCGTACAAAGAGTTTGTGCTAAGCTGTTTCAATGCTGGTGATTATATTGGCTCGGTGCAGGAAAAGATTAAAGACGAAAATATTTCGATGGTGCTGTATCCTAGTGATGATGCACCCGAAGGCAAGACACTGCGTCTGAAACAACAGTATTTCTTTGTGGCGGCAACTATCCGCGATCTTATCCGTCGTTTTAAAAAACTTGGTAAGCCGTGGGATCAGTTACCGGAAAAAAATGTCGTTCATCTTAATGAAACTCATCCTTCCATAGCCATTCCTGAATTGATGCGCGTTCTGCTGGACGAAGAATTGTTAGGCTGGGAAGAGGCATGGTTCATTTGTCAAAAACTTTTCGCATATACCAACCACACTATTTTGCCGGAAGCGTTGGAAACATGGCCGGTTGATTTGATGACACGGTTGCTTCCTCGCCACATGCAGATCATCTATGAAATAAACAGGCGCTTCCTCGAAGAAGTCCGGCTTCATTTTAGAGATGAACCAGACTTGCCGTCCCGCGTGTCGCTGATCTCCGACGGTCCCGTGCAGAATGTTCGGATGAGTCATCTCGCAATCGTTGGTAGCTTTAGTGTTAATGGTGTATCTGCACTGCACACCAAAATTTTGAAAGATCGTGTGTTCCATGATTTCATCCGAATCTTCCCATATCGATTCAACAACAAGACAAATGGAGTGACGCCGCGCAGATGGTTGCGGCAATGCAATGTTTCGTTGTCATGGTTGTTGAGCGAGCATTTGAATTGTGGTTGCGACTGGGTAAAAGACCTTGAGCAGTTAGAGCGTATTCGTGATCTCACAGAAAATGAAGGATTCAGGCATGACTGGGATCAGTGCCGACTGACAAATAAAAAGCGTCTTGCGGACTATATTGAAAAGATGAACGGCATTACGGTCAACCCACATAGTATCTTCGACGTACAGGTGAAACGATTCCATGAATACAAGCGGCAGCTTCTCAATATCTTACATATTATCTCGCTCTATAATCATATCCGTCAGCACCCTGAAGTTAAGATGCAGCCGCGTACCTTTATCTTTGGCGGCAAGGCAGCACCAAGCTATTGGATGGCAAAAGATATTATCTACCTTATTAATTGCGTTGCCAGACGAGTAAATTCTGACCCGCATACACGTAACTATTTGAAGGTAGTGTTTTTAGCTAATTATAATATTTCGCTGGCACAGATGCTTGTTCCTGCCACAGATGTTTCTGAACAGATATCAACGGCAGGCTTTGAGGCCTCCGGTACTGGTAATATGAAATTTGCCCTGAACGGTGCGCTTACTGTGGGAACCAGAGACGGTGCTAATATCGAAATAGGTGATCGGGTCGGCGCAGATAATATTTACCTCTTCGGCTTATGTGAAGACGATGTTATCGACATGCGCAACCGTGGATATGATCCGTGGGAAATATACAAGAATGACAGTGAGATTCGTGAAGTGCTGGATATGATTAATTCAGATCAATTTACTCCGGGTAACCCGACAGCATTCAGCAGTATCTTTAATTCACTTCTTAGCGGTGGTGATCGGTTTATGGTCTTGGCAGATTATCGGGCGTATGCAGAAACACAAAAACGCATCGCTCATGAGTTTGGTGACAGGGACTTATGGATTAAAAAATCGATTCTTAACACAGCCGGAATGGGATTCTTTTCCAGTGATCGAGCTGTGAAAGAATATATGGATGAAATCTGGGATATAAAACCGGACATGTAA